In Phaenicophaeus curvirostris isolate KB17595 chromosome 14, BPBGC_Pcur_1.0, whole genome shotgun sequence, a single genomic region encodes these proteins:
- the NDRG4 gene encoding protein NDRG4 isoform X2, with the protein MNNSHGSQWLSAGSISARPQWQPDLLGLRGASRGKGEGGLSAGLGLRYKSRRGAEPEQSSASPLHCCAPHQDLVLSPPALASSSTWFLTMPECWDGEHDIETPYGLLHVVIRGSPKGNRPAILTYHDVGLNHKLCFNTFFNYEDMQEITKHFVVCHVDAPGQQAGASQFPQGYQYPSMDQLAAMLPSVVQHFGFKYVIGIGVGAGAYVLAKFALIFPDLVEGLVLMNIDPNGKGWIDWAASKLSGLTSTLPDTVLSHLFSQEELMNNTELVQSYRQQISSVVNQFNLQLFLNMYNSRRDLDINRPGTVPNAKTLRCPVMLVVGDNAPAEEGVVECNSKLDPTNTTFLKMADSGGLPQVTQPGKLTEAFKYFLQGMGYMPSASMTRLARSRTASLTSASSVDGARPRACTHSESSEAMGQINHTMEVSC; encoded by the exons ATGAATAATTCCCACGGCAGCCAATGGCTGAGTGCTGGCTCCATCAGCGCTCGCCCGCAATGGCAGCCAGACCTGCTGGGGCTGCGCGGCGCGTcgagggggaagggagagggagggctTAGCGCAGGGCTGGGGCTCCGCTATAAATCCAGACGAGGGGCTGAGCCAGAGCAGAGCTCTGCTTCGCCGCTGCACTGCTGTGCCCCGCATCAGGACCTCGTGCTCAGCCCACCTGCCCTCGCGTCCTCGTCCACCTGGTTCCTCACCATGCCCGAGTGCTGGGATGGG GAACATGACATTGAGACCCCCTACGGGCTGCTGCATGTGGTCATCCGGGGCTCGCCCAAGGGGAATCGCCCGGCCATCCTGACGTATCACGACGTGGGCCTCAACC ACAAACTTTGCTTCAACACCTTCTTCAACTATGAGGACATGCAGGAGATCACGAAGCACTTCGTGGTGTGCCACGTGGATGCACCAGGCCAGCAGGCAGGAGCATCGCAGTTCCCCCAGGG GTACCAGTACCCGTCCATGGACCAGCTGGCTGCCATGTTACCCAGCGTGGTGCAGCATTTTGG GTTCAAGTACGTGATTGGGATTGGTGTTGGGGCAGGAGCCTACGTGCTGGCCAAATTTGCG CTCATCTTCCCCGACCTGGTCGAAGGACTGGTCCTCATGAACATTGACCCCAACGGCAAAGGCTGGATTGACTGGGCAGCCTCCAAG CTCTCTGGCCTCACCAGCACGCTGCCGGACACTGTCCTGTCCCACCTGTTCAGCCAG GAAGAGCTGATGAACAACACAGAGCTGGTGCAGAGCTACCGGCAGCAGATCAGCAGCGTGGTGAACCAGTTCAACCTCCAGCTTTTCCTCAACATGTACAACAG CCGCAGGGATTTGGACATCAACCGGCCTGGAACTGTGCCCAATGCCAAGACGCTGCG CTGCCCCGTGATGCTGGTGGTTGGAGACAATGCACCTGCTGAAGAGGGGGTG GTCGAGTGTAACTCCAAGCTGGATCCCACCAACACCACCTTCCTGAAG ATGGCTGACTCCGGTGGGCTGCCCCAGGTCACACAG cccGGCAAGCTGACCGAAGCCTTCAAGTACTTCCTGCAAGGCATGGGCTACA TGCCCTCTGCCAGCATGACCCGCCTGGCACGCTCCCGCACGGCCTCCCTCACCAGCGCCAGCTCCGTGGACGGCGCCCGACCGCGCGCCTGCACCCACTCGGAGAGCAGCGAGGCCATGGGGCAGATCAACCACACGATGGAGGTATCGTGCTGA
- the NDRG4 gene encoding protein NDRG4 isoform X4, whose amino-acid sequence MKVLRHKIELLTGLLLQEMTMAGLHELRFTEEKPLLRGQEAELENSDVFLPTVDTDWKEHDIETPYGLLHVVIRGSPKGNRPAILTYHDVGLNHKLCFNTFFNYEDMQEITKHFVVCHVDAPGQQAGASQFPQGYQYPSMDQLAAMLPSVVQHFGFKYVIGIGVGAGAYVLAKFALIFPDLVEGLVLMNIDPNGKGWIDWAASKLSGLTSTLPDTVLSHLFSQEELMNNTELVQSYRQQISSVVNQFNLQLFLNMYNSRRDLDINRPGTVPNAKTLRCPVMLVVGDNAPAEEGVVECNSKLDPTNTTFLKMADSGGLPQVTQPGKLTEAFKYFLQGMGYMPSASMTRLARSRTASLTSASSVDGARPRACTHSESSEAMGQINHTMEVSC is encoded by the exons ATGAAGGTGCTTCGGCACAAGATCGAGCTGCTCACAG ggctgctgctgcaggagatgaCCATGGCCGGGCTGCATGAGCTGCGCTTCACTGAGGAGAAGCCGCTGCTGCGTGGGCAGGAAGCCGAACTG GAGAACTCCGATGTCTTCCTCCCCACTGTGGACACAGATTGGAAG GAACATGACATTGAGACCCCCTACGGGCTGCTGCATGTGGTCATCCGGGGCTCGCCCAAGGGGAATCGCCCGGCCATCCTGACGTATCACGACGTGGGCCTCAACC ACAAACTTTGCTTCAACACCTTCTTCAACTATGAGGACATGCAGGAGATCACGAAGCACTTCGTGGTGTGCCACGTGGATGCACCAGGCCAGCAGGCAGGAGCATCGCAGTTCCCCCAGGG GTACCAGTACCCGTCCATGGACCAGCTGGCTGCCATGTTACCCAGCGTGGTGCAGCATTTTGG GTTCAAGTACGTGATTGGGATTGGTGTTGGGGCAGGAGCCTACGTGCTGGCCAAATTTGCG CTCATCTTCCCCGACCTGGTCGAAGGACTGGTCCTCATGAACATTGACCCCAACGGCAAAGGCTGGATTGACTGGGCAGCCTCCAAG CTCTCTGGCCTCACCAGCACGCTGCCGGACACTGTCCTGTCCCACCTGTTCAGCCAG GAAGAGCTGATGAACAACACAGAGCTGGTGCAGAGCTACCGGCAGCAGATCAGCAGCGTGGTGAACCAGTTCAACCTCCAGCTTTTCCTCAACATGTACAACAG CCGCAGGGATTTGGACATCAACCGGCCTGGAACTGTGCCCAATGCCAAGACGCTGCG CTGCCCCGTGATGCTGGTGGTTGGAGACAATGCACCTGCTGAAGAGGGGGTG GTCGAGTGTAACTCCAAGCTGGATCCCACCAACACCACCTTCCTGAAG ATGGCTGACTCCGGTGGGCTGCCCCAGGTCACACAG cccGGCAAGCTGACCGAAGCCTTCAAGTACTTCCTGCAAGGCATGGGCTACA TGCCCTCTGCCAGCATGACCCGCCTGGCACGCTCCCGCACGGCCTCCCTCACCAGCGCCAGCTCCGTGGACGGCGCCCGACCGCGCGCCTGCACCCACTCGGAGAGCAGCGAGGCCATGGGGCAGATCAACCACACGATGGAGGTATCGTGCTGA
- the NDRG4 gene encoding protein NDRG4 isoform X3, with product MKVLRHKIELLTGLLLQEMTMAGLHELRFTEEKPLLRGQEAELENSDVFLPTVDTDWKEHDIETPYGLLHVVIRGSPKGNRPAILTYHDVGLNHKLCFNTFFNYEDMQEITKHFVVCHVDAPGQQAGASQFPQGYQYPSMDQLAAMLPSVVQHFGFKYVIGIGVGAGAYVLAKFALIFPDLVEGLVLMNIDPNGKGWIDWAASKLSGLTSTLPDTVLSHLFSQEELMNNTELVQSYRQQISSVVNQFNLQLFLNMYNSRRDLDINRPGTVPNAKTLRCPVMLVVGDNAPAEEGVVECNSKLDPTNTTFLKMADSGGLPQVTQPGKLTEAFKYFLQGMGYIAHLKDRRLSGGTVPSASMTRLARSRTASLTSASSVDGARPRACTHSESSEAMGQINHTMEVSC from the exons ATGAAGGTGCTTCGGCACAAGATCGAGCTGCTCACAG ggctgctgctgcaggagatgaCCATGGCCGGGCTGCATGAGCTGCGCTTCACTGAGGAGAAGCCGCTGCTGCGTGGGCAGGAAGCCGAACTG GAGAACTCCGATGTCTTCCTCCCCACTGTGGACACAGATTGGAAG GAACATGACATTGAGACCCCCTACGGGCTGCTGCATGTGGTCATCCGGGGCTCGCCCAAGGGGAATCGCCCGGCCATCCTGACGTATCACGACGTGGGCCTCAACC ACAAACTTTGCTTCAACACCTTCTTCAACTATGAGGACATGCAGGAGATCACGAAGCACTTCGTGGTGTGCCACGTGGATGCACCAGGCCAGCAGGCAGGAGCATCGCAGTTCCCCCAGGG GTACCAGTACCCGTCCATGGACCAGCTGGCTGCCATGTTACCCAGCGTGGTGCAGCATTTTGG GTTCAAGTACGTGATTGGGATTGGTGTTGGGGCAGGAGCCTACGTGCTGGCCAAATTTGCG CTCATCTTCCCCGACCTGGTCGAAGGACTGGTCCTCATGAACATTGACCCCAACGGCAAAGGCTGGATTGACTGGGCAGCCTCCAAG CTCTCTGGCCTCACCAGCACGCTGCCGGACACTGTCCTGTCCCACCTGTTCAGCCAG GAAGAGCTGATGAACAACACAGAGCTGGTGCAGAGCTACCGGCAGCAGATCAGCAGCGTGGTGAACCAGTTCAACCTCCAGCTTTTCCTCAACATGTACAACAG CCGCAGGGATTTGGACATCAACCGGCCTGGAACTGTGCCCAATGCCAAGACGCTGCG CTGCCCCGTGATGCTGGTGGTTGGAGACAATGCACCTGCTGAAGAGGGGGTG GTCGAGTGTAACTCCAAGCTGGATCCCACCAACACCACCTTCCTGAAG ATGGCTGACTCCGGTGGGCTGCCCCAGGTCACACAG cccGGCAAGCTGACCGAAGCCTTCAAGTACTTCCTGCAAGGCATGGGCTACA TCGCTCACCTGAAGGACCGGAGGCTGAGTGGAGGCACAG TGCCCTCTGCCAGCATGACCCGCCTGGCACGCTCCCGCACGGCCTCCCTCACCAGCGCCAGCTCCGTGGACGGCGCCCGACCGCGCGCCTGCACCCACTCGGAGAGCAGCGAGGCCATGGGGCAGATCAACCACACGATGGAGGTATCGTGCTGA
- the NDRG4 gene encoding protein NDRG4 isoform X1, protein MNNSHGSQWLSAGSISARPQWQPDLLGLRGASRGKGEGGLSAGLGLRYKSRRGAEPEQSSASPLHCCAPHQDLVLSPPALASSSTWFLTMPECWDGEHDIETPYGLLHVVIRGSPKGNRPAILTYHDVGLNHKLCFNTFFNYEDMQEITKHFVVCHVDAPGQQAGASQFPQGYQYPSMDQLAAMLPSVVQHFGFKYVIGIGVGAGAYVLAKFALIFPDLVEGLVLMNIDPNGKGWIDWAASKLSGLTSTLPDTVLSHLFSQEELMNNTELVQSYRQQISSVVNQFNLQLFLNMYNSRRDLDINRPGTVPNAKTLRCPVMLVVGDNAPAEEGVVECNSKLDPTNTTFLKMADSGGLPQVTQPGKLTEAFKYFLQGMGYIAHLKDRRLSGGTVPSASMTRLARSRTASLTSASSVDGARPRACTHSESSEAMGQINHTMEVSC, encoded by the exons ATGAATAATTCCCACGGCAGCCAATGGCTGAGTGCTGGCTCCATCAGCGCTCGCCCGCAATGGCAGCCAGACCTGCTGGGGCTGCGCGGCGCGTcgagggggaagggagagggagggctTAGCGCAGGGCTGGGGCTCCGCTATAAATCCAGACGAGGGGCTGAGCCAGAGCAGAGCTCTGCTTCGCCGCTGCACTGCTGTGCCCCGCATCAGGACCTCGTGCTCAGCCCACCTGCCCTCGCGTCCTCGTCCACCTGGTTCCTCACCATGCCCGAGTGCTGGGATGGG GAACATGACATTGAGACCCCCTACGGGCTGCTGCATGTGGTCATCCGGGGCTCGCCCAAGGGGAATCGCCCGGCCATCCTGACGTATCACGACGTGGGCCTCAACC ACAAACTTTGCTTCAACACCTTCTTCAACTATGAGGACATGCAGGAGATCACGAAGCACTTCGTGGTGTGCCACGTGGATGCACCAGGCCAGCAGGCAGGAGCATCGCAGTTCCCCCAGGG GTACCAGTACCCGTCCATGGACCAGCTGGCTGCCATGTTACCCAGCGTGGTGCAGCATTTTGG GTTCAAGTACGTGATTGGGATTGGTGTTGGGGCAGGAGCCTACGTGCTGGCCAAATTTGCG CTCATCTTCCCCGACCTGGTCGAAGGACTGGTCCTCATGAACATTGACCCCAACGGCAAAGGCTGGATTGACTGGGCAGCCTCCAAG CTCTCTGGCCTCACCAGCACGCTGCCGGACACTGTCCTGTCCCACCTGTTCAGCCAG GAAGAGCTGATGAACAACACAGAGCTGGTGCAGAGCTACCGGCAGCAGATCAGCAGCGTGGTGAACCAGTTCAACCTCCAGCTTTTCCTCAACATGTACAACAG CCGCAGGGATTTGGACATCAACCGGCCTGGAACTGTGCCCAATGCCAAGACGCTGCG CTGCCCCGTGATGCTGGTGGTTGGAGACAATGCACCTGCTGAAGAGGGGGTG GTCGAGTGTAACTCCAAGCTGGATCCCACCAACACCACCTTCCTGAAG ATGGCTGACTCCGGTGGGCTGCCCCAGGTCACACAG cccGGCAAGCTGACCGAAGCCTTCAAGTACTTCCTGCAAGGCATGGGCTACA TCGCTCACCTGAAGGACCGGAGGCTGAGTGGAGGCACAG TGCCCTCTGCCAGCATGACCCGCCTGGCACGCTCCCGCACGGCCTCCCTCACCAGCGCCAGCTCCGTGGACGGCGCCCGACCGCGCGCCTGCACCCACTCGGAGAGCAGCGAGGCCATGGGGCAGATCAACCACACGATGGAGGTATCGTGCTGA